From one Lycium barbarum isolate Lr01 chromosome 6, ASM1917538v2, whole genome shotgun sequence genomic stretch:
- the LOC132598570 gene encoding pentatricopeptide repeat-containing protein At1g14470 isoform X2, which produces MSHLHTAALKATKLNHIKQLHAQLFQHSLYSDNYWVAQLINLCTRLHAPPSYVRRVFDSVHQPNVFVFTNILKFHSHLGDQTEVLYLFDKMQKRNITPDAFVYPILIKAAGKWGVLFHGYCVKMGYDWDRFIRNAIMDMYGKFGPVEIARELFDEIPERAVADWNAMISGYWNWGSEVEARGLFDLMPENEKNVVTWTAMVTGYSRRKDLENARKYFDRMPERSVVSWNAMLSGYAQNGCAEEVIRLFNEMMSCGVCPDETTWVTVISSCSSHGDASLAEGLVEMINEKGVRLNCFAKTALLDMYAKCGNLDMARKIFDELGKYKNLVTWNAMISAYARVGDLASARELFDKMPEKNVISWNSIIAGYAQNGQSKVAIDLFKEMIVKDVLPDEVTVVSVISACGHLGALEFGNWAVNFLEKHQIKLSISGLAAYGNAIEAVELLWKMKKENIEPDRITHIGVLTACSHGGLLEEGQRVFDSIKDPDSDHYACMVDLLGRNGKLDEAKCLIGSMAMHPHAGVYGSLLHASRVHKRIDLGEFAANKLFEIEPENSGNYVLLSNIYASARRWEDVDRVRGLMTIGGVNKTTGWSWIEHEGEMHRFIVGDRSHERSADVYRVLAETEKKMRLAGYMADKTCVLKDVEEEEMEEMVGTHSEKLAVAFALLVTEPHSVIRVVKNLRICRDCHTAIKIISKLEGREIIVRDNNRFHCFSEGQCSCGDYW; this is translated from the exons ATGTCACACTTGCACACGGCTGCATTGAAAGCCACCAAACTAAACCACATAAAACAGCTTCATGCACAGCTCTTTCAACACTCCCTTTACTCCGACAACTACTGGGTGGCGCAGCTCATCAATCTCTGCACGCGCCTCCACGCGCCGCCCTCATATGTACGCCGAGTTTTCGACTCAGTCCACCAACCCAATGTCTTCGTTTTCACCAACATCCTCAAATTCCACTCCCATTTGGGTGATCAAACTGAGGTTCTTTACCTGTTTGACAAAATGCAGAAAAGAAATATTACACCTGATGCGTTTGTGTACCCGATTCTCATCAAAGCAGCTGGAAAATGGGGTGTTTTGTTTCATGGTTATTGTGTTAAAATGGGTTATGATTGGGATAGGTTTATTCGTAATGCGattatggatatgtatggaaagTTTGGGCCTGTAGAGATTGCACGAGAACTGTTTGATGAAATTCCTGAGAGAGCTGTTGCAGATTGGAATGCTATGATTTCAGGGTATTGGAACTGGGGTAGTGAAGTTGAAGCGAGGGGTTTGTTTGATTTGATGCCTGAAAATGAGAAGAATGTTGTTACTTGGACTGCAATGGTTACTGGTTATTCAAGAAGGAAAGATTTGGAGAATGCTAGAAAGTATTTTGATCGAATGCCGGAGAGAAGTGTTGTGTCTTGGAACGCAATGTTGTCGGGGTATGCTCAAAATGGGTGTGCTGAAGAGGTGATAAGGTTGTTTAATGAGATGATGAGTTGTGGGGTTTGCCCTGATGAAACTACATGGGTTACTGTCATTTCTTCGTGTTCTTCGCATGGCGATGCTAGCCTTGCCGAGGGGCTTGTGGAGATGATAAATGAGAAGGGTGTTCGCTTGAATTGTTTTGCAAAGACTGCGCTACTTGACATGTATGCTAAGTGTGGGAATCTTGATATGGCTAGGAAGATCTTTGATGAATTAGGTAAATATAAGAACTTAGTTACATGGAATGCAATGATTTCCGCATATGCAAGAGTTGGTGATTTGGCTTCTGCGAGAGAGCTCTTTGATAAGATGCCTGAGAAGAATGTCATCTCTTGGAACTCAATTATAGCTGGTTATGCTCAAAATGGACAATCAAAAGTGGCTATTGACCTTTTCAAAGAAATGATAGTAAAAGATGTGTTGCCAGATGAAGTCACCGTGGTTAGTGTGATCTCGGCCTGTGGCCACCTTGGGGCTTTAGAGTTTGGCAATTGGGCAGTGAATTTCCTGGAAAAGCATCAAATAAAACTGAGCATTTCAG GTTTGGCAGCTTATGGCAATGCCATTGAAGCTGTTGAATTGTTGTGGAAGATGAAGAAAGAAAATATTGAACCAGATCGAATAACCCATATTGGGGTACTAACAGCATGCAGTCATGGTGGATTGCTAGAAGAAGGTCAAAGGGTATTTGATTCAATCAAAGATCCAGACTCCGATCACTATGCGTGCATGGTTGATTTGTTAGGTAGAAATGGTAAACTAGACGAAGCAAAATGTTTGATTGGAAGTATGGCAATGCATCCACATGCAGGAGTATATGGTTCCCTTTTACATGCTAGTCGAGTTCACAAAAGGATAGACCTTGGAGAGTTTGCTGCTAATAAGCTCTTTGAAATAGAACCAGAGAATTCAGGTAATTATGTTTTGCTTTCAAACATATATGCGTCAGCAAGAAGATGGGAAGATGTAGACAGGGTGAgagggttgatgacaattggagGAGTAAATAAGACGACTGGGTGGAGTTGGATTGAACACGAGGGTGAGATGCACAGGTTTATAGTGGGTGACAGGTCACATGAGCGATCAGCAGATGTTTATAGAGTGCTCGCCGAAACAGAAAAGAAGATGAGGCTAGCTGGATACATGGCTGATAAGACCTGTGTTTTAAAAGATGTTGAAGAAGAAGAGATGGAAGAGATGGTAGGGACTCATAGTGAGAAGTTGGCTGTGGCTTTTGCACTTCTTGTTACTGAACCACATTCGGTCATAAGGGTGGTGAAGAACCTAAGAATATGTAGGGATTGCCACACAGCAATCAAAATCATTTCAAAGTTGGAGGGGAGGGAGATCATTGTAAGGGATAATAATCGGTTCCACTGCTTCAGTGAAGGGCAGTGTTCATGTGGAGACTATTGGTAG
- the LOC132598570 gene encoding pentatricopeptide repeat-containing protein At1g14470 isoform X1, whose translation MSHLHTAALKATKLNHIKQLHAQLFQHSLYSDNYWVAQLINLCTRLHAPPSYVRRVFDSVHQPNVFVFTNILKFHSHLGDQTEVLYLFDKMQKRNITPDAFVYPILIKAAGKWGVLFHGYCVKMGYDWDRFIRNAIMDMYGKFGPVEIARELFDEIPERAVADWNAMISGYWNWGSEVEARGLFDLMPENEKNVVTWTAMVTGYSRRKDLENARKYFDRMPERSVVSWNAMLSGYAQNGCAEEVIRLFNEMMSCGVCPDETTWVTVISSCSSHGDASLAEGLVEMINEKGVRLNCFAKTALLDMYAKCGNLDMARKIFDELGKYKNLVTWNAMISAYARVGDLASARELFDKMPEKNVISWNSIIAGYAQNGQSKVAIDLFKEMIVKDVLPDEVTVVSVISACGHLGALEFGNWAVNFLEKHQIKLSISGYNSLIFMYSKCGNMKDAEKVFQSMEARDVISYNTLITGLAAYGNAIEAVELLWKMKKENIEPDRITHIGVLTACSHGGLLEEGQRVFDSIKDPDSDHYACMVDLLGRNGKLDEAKCLIGSMAMHPHAGVYGSLLHASRVHKRIDLGEFAANKLFEIEPENSGNYVLLSNIYASARRWEDVDRVRGLMTIGGVNKTTGWSWIEHEGEMHRFIVGDRSHERSADVYRVLAETEKKMRLAGYMADKTCVLKDVEEEEMEEMVGTHSEKLAVAFALLVTEPHSVIRVVKNLRICRDCHTAIKIISKLEGREIIVRDNNRFHCFSEGQCSCGDYW comes from the coding sequence ATGTCACACTTGCACACGGCTGCATTGAAAGCCACCAAACTAAACCACATAAAACAGCTTCATGCACAGCTCTTTCAACACTCCCTTTACTCCGACAACTACTGGGTGGCGCAGCTCATCAATCTCTGCACGCGCCTCCACGCGCCGCCCTCATATGTACGCCGAGTTTTCGACTCAGTCCACCAACCCAATGTCTTCGTTTTCACCAACATCCTCAAATTCCACTCCCATTTGGGTGATCAAACTGAGGTTCTTTACCTGTTTGACAAAATGCAGAAAAGAAATATTACACCTGATGCGTTTGTGTACCCGATTCTCATCAAAGCAGCTGGAAAATGGGGTGTTTTGTTTCATGGTTATTGTGTTAAAATGGGTTATGATTGGGATAGGTTTATTCGTAATGCGattatggatatgtatggaaagTTTGGGCCTGTAGAGATTGCACGAGAACTGTTTGATGAAATTCCTGAGAGAGCTGTTGCAGATTGGAATGCTATGATTTCAGGGTATTGGAACTGGGGTAGTGAAGTTGAAGCGAGGGGTTTGTTTGATTTGATGCCTGAAAATGAGAAGAATGTTGTTACTTGGACTGCAATGGTTACTGGTTATTCAAGAAGGAAAGATTTGGAGAATGCTAGAAAGTATTTTGATCGAATGCCGGAGAGAAGTGTTGTGTCTTGGAACGCAATGTTGTCGGGGTATGCTCAAAATGGGTGTGCTGAAGAGGTGATAAGGTTGTTTAATGAGATGATGAGTTGTGGGGTTTGCCCTGATGAAACTACATGGGTTACTGTCATTTCTTCGTGTTCTTCGCATGGCGATGCTAGCCTTGCCGAGGGGCTTGTGGAGATGATAAATGAGAAGGGTGTTCGCTTGAATTGTTTTGCAAAGACTGCGCTACTTGACATGTATGCTAAGTGTGGGAATCTTGATATGGCTAGGAAGATCTTTGATGAATTAGGTAAATATAAGAACTTAGTTACATGGAATGCAATGATTTCCGCATATGCAAGAGTTGGTGATTTGGCTTCTGCGAGAGAGCTCTTTGATAAGATGCCTGAGAAGAATGTCATCTCTTGGAACTCAATTATAGCTGGTTATGCTCAAAATGGACAATCAAAAGTGGCTATTGACCTTTTCAAAGAAATGATAGTAAAAGATGTGTTGCCAGATGAAGTCACCGTGGTTAGTGTGATCTCGGCCTGTGGCCACCTTGGGGCTTTAGAGTTTGGCAATTGGGCAGTGAATTTCCTGGAAAAGCATCAAATAAAACTGAGCATTTCAGGTTATAATTCTCTGATTTTCATGTATTCCAAGTGTGGTAATATGAAAGATGCTGAGAAAGTTTTCCAATCGATGGAAGCCAGAGATGTGATTTCTTATAACACATTGATTACAGGTTTGGCAGCTTATGGCAATGCCATTGAAGCTGTTGAATTGTTGTGGAAGATGAAGAAAGAAAATATTGAACCAGATCGAATAACCCATATTGGGGTACTAACAGCATGCAGTCATGGTGGATTGCTAGAAGAAGGTCAAAGGGTATTTGATTCAATCAAAGATCCAGACTCCGATCACTATGCGTGCATGGTTGATTTGTTAGGTAGAAATGGTAAACTAGACGAAGCAAAATGTTTGATTGGAAGTATGGCAATGCATCCACATGCAGGAGTATATGGTTCCCTTTTACATGCTAGTCGAGTTCACAAAAGGATAGACCTTGGAGAGTTTGCTGCTAATAAGCTCTTTGAAATAGAACCAGAGAATTCAGGTAATTATGTTTTGCTTTCAAACATATATGCGTCAGCAAGAAGATGGGAAGATGTAGACAGGGTGAgagggttgatgacaattggagGAGTAAATAAGACGACTGGGTGGAGTTGGATTGAACACGAGGGTGAGATGCACAGGTTTATAGTGGGTGACAGGTCACATGAGCGATCAGCAGATGTTTATAGAGTGCTCGCCGAAACAGAAAAGAAGATGAGGCTAGCTGGATACATGGCTGATAAGACCTGTGTTTTAAAAGATGTTGAAGAAGAAGAGATGGAAGAGATGGTAGGGACTCATAGTGAGAAGTTGGCTGTGGCTTTTGCACTTCTTGTTACTGAACCACATTCGGTCATAAGGGTGGTGAAGAACCTAAGAATATGTAGGGATTGCCACACAGCAATCAAAATCATTTCAAAGTTGGAGGGGAGGGAGATCATTGTAAGGGATAATAATCGGTTCCACTGCTTCAGTGAAGGGCAGTGTTCATGTGGAGACTATTGGTAG
- the LOC132598571 gene encoding PHD finger protein ALFIN-LIKE 7-like, with product MENTVPRTVDEVFNDFKGRRAGLIKALTADVEKFYQQCDPEKENLCLYGLPNETWEVNLPVEEVPPELPEPALGINFARDGMQEKDWLSLVAVHSDSWLLSVAFYFGARFGFGKSERKRLFQMINDLPTVFEVVTGAAKQARDAAHNNSSKSKSSGKSRHPESQPKAAKVSPPKMEDESGEEEEEDDEQGATLCGACGDNYGQDEFWICCDICERWFHGKCVKITPAKAEHIKQYKCPSCSSKRARV from the exons ATGGAAAATACGGTACCTAGAACTGTAGATGAAGTATTTAACGATTTCAAAGGTCGTAGAGCTGGTTTAATCAAAGCACTTACCGCAG ATGTTGAGAAGTTTTACCAGCAGTGTGATCCTG AAAAGGAGAATTTGTGTCTCTACGGGCTTCCCAATGAAACATGGGAAGTAAACCTCCCTGTGGAAGAGGTTCCTCCAGAACTTCCGGAGCCAGCATTAGGTATTAATTTTGCACGTGATGGAATGCAAGAGAAAGACTGGTTATCACTTGTCGCTGTTCACAGTGATTCATGGTTGCTTTCAGTTGCTTTTTACTTTGGTGCACGGTTTGGGTTCGGCAAGAGTGAGAG GAAGAGGCTTTTCCAAATGATAAATGATCTCCCAACAGTGTTTGAGGTTGTAACTGGAGCTGCTAAACAGGCGCGCGATGCTGCTCACAACAATAGCAGCAAAAGCAAATCTAGTGGAAAG TCTCGACATCCAGAGTCCCAGCCCAAGGCAGCAAAGGTGTCTCCACCCAAAATGGAGGATGAAAGTggggaggaggaagaagaagatgatgaacaaGGGGCAACTCTCTGTGGAGCTTGTGGTGATAATTATGGCCAAGATGAATTCTGGATTTGTTGTGATATTTGTGAAAGATGGTTCCATGGCAAATGTGTGAAGATTACTCCAGCAAAAGCTGAGCATATCAAGCAGTACAAGTGTCCTAGTTGCAGTAGCAAGAGAGCTAGAGTTTAA